A DNA window from Deltaproteobacteria bacterium contains the following coding sequences:
- a CDS encoding PaaI family thioesterase: MASSDNRRDSPLGHHLGFEPSVVDDEHAVQRLLIQPHHTNPTGAIHGGVIIALADNLATAMAGRANAGSAAEGKFMVGVDLHAVMLRNQQGGTITAESRVVRRGRRVTVIRTIVSGDDGKALAEVTTTHIPA, encoded by the coding sequence GTGGCAAGCAGCGACAATAGGCGGGATAGTCCACTCGGTCACCACCTCGGGTTCGAACCGAGTGTCGTCGACGACGAGCATGCGGTGCAACGGTTGCTGATCCAACCGCATCACACCAATCCAACTGGTGCGATTCACGGTGGCGTGATCATCGCGCTGGCGGACAATCTGGCGACGGCGATGGCGGGCCGCGCGAATGCCGGAAGTGCAGCGGAAGGCAAGTTCATGGTCGGCGTGGATCTGCACGCCGTGATGCTGCGCAATCAACAGGGCGGTACGATCACGGCCGAATCGCGCGTGGTCCGTCGCGGACGCCGCGTGACCGTGATCCGAACGATTGTCAGCGGCGACGACGGTAAGGCCCTCGCCGAGGTGACGACGACGCACATTCCGGCCTAG
- a CDS encoding hydrogenase — protein sequence MTTADIERRLFWHGILLFFLGLVGGLFVQMMRNPRMGLSAHVGALMSGMFLALLGATWRHIRLTTGTARATFWLALYGMYISSLGVLLAALFGTSLSTPLHGAGFTAAAWQEASVYFTTGTGGVAALGCCVGALWGLRRRPT from the coding sequence ATGACGACCGCCGACATCGAGCGCCGGCTGTTCTGGCACGGTATCCTGCTCTTCTTCCTCGGACTCGTCGGCGGCCTGTTCGTGCAGATGATGCGCAATCCGCGGATGGGACTCTCGGCGCATGTCGGCGCACTGATGAGCGGGATGTTTCTCGCGCTGCTCGGCGCCACCTGGCGGCACATCCGACTGACAACCGGAACGGCTCGCGCGACGTTCTGGCTCGCTCTCTATGGGATGTACATCAGCTCGTTAGGAGTACTGCTCGCCGCACTCTTCGGTACGAGTCTCAGCACGCCGTTGCACGGCGCCGGCTTCACGGCCGCGGCGTGGCAAGAGGCCTCGGTCTACTTCACTACCGGGACCGGCGGCGTTGCGGCGCTCGGCTGCTGCGTCGGCGCACTGTGGGGACTGCGTCGCCGGCCGACGTAG
- the meaB gene encoding methylmalonyl Co-A mutase-associated GTPase MeaB — MKRSASLDPQSAIPNPQSDIPQSAIDSLARDVRAGNRRALAKAITLVESTRSDHQQSAQRLLEALLPFTGHAARVGISGVPGVGKSTFIEAFGLYLIGTGKRVAVLAVDPSSARSGGSILGDKTRMPRLSAAPEAFIRPSPSGGSLGGVARRTREALLVCEAAGYDVVLVETVGVGQSEFAVASMVDFFLVLMLAGAGDELQGIKKGILEIADALAINKADGDNIDHATQAAAQYRAALNLFRHSSPTWDPPVVTVSARESHGMDTVWNIVADHRRQVSASGELDRKRREQQRTWFWNLIDEGLKQHFLAREDTRQLLPAMELAIANATLTPTEAARRLLSLLDQVGDRKARAARSSRRTRSA; from the coding sequence ATGAAACGCTCCGCATCCCTCGATCCGCAATCCGCAATCCCAAATCCGCAATCCGACATTCCGCAATCCGCAATCGATTCGCTGGCGCGCGACGTGCGGGCGGGCAATCGCCGCGCGCTAGCGAAGGCCATCACGTTGGTCGAGAGCACGCGTAGCGATCACCAACAATCGGCGCAGCGCCTGCTCGAAGCGTTGCTGCCGTTTACCGGGCACGCGGCGCGCGTCGGCATCAGCGGCGTACCGGGGGTCGGCAAGAGCACGTTCATTGAAGCGTTCGGTCTCTACTTGATCGGCACCGGCAAGCGTGTGGCCGTGTTGGCCGTCGATCCATCCAGTGCGCGATCTGGCGGCAGCATTCTCGGCGACAAGACGCGCATGCCACGGCTATCCGCCGCACCCGAAGCGTTCATCCGGCCGAGTCCGTCGGGCGGCTCGCTCGGCGGTGTCGCCAGGCGCACGCGCGAGGCCCTACTGGTATGCGAGGCCGCCGGCTACGATGTCGTACTGGTCGAGACCGTCGGCGTCGGGCAATCGGAATTCGCGGTCGCGTCGATGGTCGATTTCTTCTTGGTGCTGATGCTCGCTGGTGCCGGCGATGAGTTGCAGGGCATCAAGAAGGGCATCCTCGAAATCGCCGACGCGCTCGCCATCAACAAAGCCGACGGCGACAACATCGATCACGCCACGCAAGCGGCAGCGCAGTATCGCGCCGCGCTCAATCTGTTCCGCCACAGCAGCCCAACGTGGGATCCGCCGGTGGTGACGGTGAGCGCCCGCGAGTCACACGGGATGGACACGGTGTGGAACATCGTTGCCGACCATCGCCGTCAAGTCAGCGCCTCGGGGGAACTTGATCGCAAACGTCGCGAGCAGCAGCGGACGTGGTTCTGGAATTTGATCGACGAAGGATTGAAGCAACACTTCCTAGCGCGCGAGGACACGCGCCAGCTCTTGCCGGCGATGGAGCTCGCCATCGCCAACGCGACGCTCACGCCCACCGAAGCCGCACGCCGCTTGCTGTCGCTGCTCGACCAAGTTGGTGATCGCAAGGCGCGCGCGGCCCGTTCAAGCCGTCGGACACGTTCCGCATAG